One part of the Algibacter sp. L1A34 genome encodes these proteins:
- a CDS encoding acyl transferase — MIDKNAIFKIQTQAEFEALALEVFRFQFKNNRVYRSFCDLLYKHPTDIKTVIDIPFLPIQFFKTRDILSTKNEVKTTFTSSGTTGSETSKHHVTDLDIYEQSFNKGFEYFYGAIEDYVVLGLLPSYLERKGSSLIYMVDAMISKSKHHESGFYLDNISELKDTLIKLDSEGKKILLIGVSFALLDLVEMHQFNLKNTIIMETGGMKGRRKELIREELHKQLKTGFGVNNIHSEYGMTELLSQGYSQGNGTFKCPNWMRILTRDTEDALTINTNGKAGGINVIDLANINSCSFIATQDLGRVDRDGSFEVIGRFDNSDIRGCNLMVL, encoded by the coding sequence ATGATCGATAAAAACGCCATTTTTAAAATACAAACTCAAGCCGAATTCGAAGCTTTAGCATTAGAAGTTTTTAGATTTCAATTTAAGAACAATCGAGTTTATCGTTCATTCTGCGACTTACTATACAAACACCCTACCGATATAAAAACGGTTATCGATATTCCTTTTTTACCTATTCAATTTTTTAAAACACGTGATATTTTAAGTACTAAAAATGAAGTAAAAACAACCTTTACAAGTTCTGGAACTACCGGAAGTGAAACAAGCAAACACCATGTAACAGATTTAGATATCTACGAGCAAAGTTTCAATAAAGGATTTGAGTATTTTTATGGTGCTATTGAAGATTATGTTGTTTTAGGTCTGTTACCATCTTATTTAGAACGCAAAGGCTCTTCTTTAATATATATGGTAGATGCCATGATTTCCAAATCAAAACATCATGAAAGTGGGTTTTACCTTGATAATATTTCAGAATTAAAAGATACTTTGATAAAACTAGATTCCGAAGGTAAAAAAATATTACTTATCGGTGTTTCTTTTGCTTTGCTAGATTTAGTTGAAATGCACCAATTCAACTTAAAAAACACTATCATAATGGAAACTGGTGGGATGAAAGGGCGCCGAAAAGAATTAATTCGTGAAGAACTACACAAACAATTAAAAACAGGTTTTGGAGTTAACAACATCCATAGTGAATATGGCATGACTGAGTTATTGAGCCAAGGTTACTCTCAAGGTAACGGTACATTTAAGTGTCCAAATTGGATGCGAATTTTAACACGCGACACTGAAGACGCCTTAACCATAAACACGAATGGAAAAGCTGGCGGTATTAATGTAATAGATTTAGCTAATATTAATTCTTGTTCTTTTATTGCAACCCAAGATTTGGGACGTGTAGATCGTGATGGCTCTTTTGAAGTTATTGGCCGTTTTGATAATTCGGATATTCGTGGTTGTAACTTAATGGTACTTTAA
- a CDS encoding amidohydrolase, with protein sequence MEKELKVALIQANLVWENPKENREKFTEKIKQISGSINLIILPEMFTSGFTMNAGKVAETMEGETVTWMQDMAMENDAAIVGSLVIKEENKYYNRLLFVEPSGKITIYNKRHAFTLVGEEKTYSEGNKKVIINYKGWKICPLICYDLRFPVWARNIENYDVLIYVANWPKPRVSAWDTLLKARAIENMSYCIGVNRVGVDGVNSEYSGHSAVYDVLGNQLTAFKPHEEETQVITLEKRHVDAYRNKLKFLNDRDTFSIN encoded by the coding sequence ATGGAGAAGGAGCTAAAGGTTGCATTAATTCAAGCTAATTTAGTTTGGGAAAACCCAAAAGAGAACCGTGAAAAGTTTACAGAGAAAATAAAACAAATTTCAGGCAGTATAAATCTAATTATACTGCCTGAAATGTTTACAAGCGGTTTTACCATGAATGCGGGAAAAGTTGCTGAAACCATGGAAGGCGAAACGGTAACTTGGATGCAAGACATGGCTATGGAAAACGATGCGGCTATTGTTGGAAGTCTAGTTATAAAAGAAGAAAATAAATACTATAACCGTTTATTATTTGTTGAACCTTCTGGTAAAATTACTATTTATAATAAACGCCATGCTTTTACCTTGGTTGGCGAGGAAAAAACGTATTCTGAAGGCAACAAAAAAGTAATTATAAATTATAAAGGCTGGAAAATTTGTCCGTTAATTTGTTATGATTTACGTTTCCCTGTTTGGGCACGGAACATCGAAAATTACGATGTGTTAATTTATGTAGCCAATTGGCCGAAACCTAGAGTTTCTGCTTGGGATACGCTGTTAAAAGCACGCGCTATTGAAAATATGAGTTATTGTATTGGTGTAAATCGAGTAGGAGTAGATGGTGTGAATAGTGAATATTCTGGACATTCGGCTGTTTATGATGTTTTAGGAAACCAATTGACTGCTTTTAAACCTCATGAGGAGGAAACTCAAGTTATTACTTTAGAGAAAAGGCATGTAGACGCTTATAGAAACAAGCTTAAGTTCCTAAATGATCGCGATACGTTTTCAATTAATTAA